A region of the Vigna unguiculata cultivar IT97K-499-35 chromosome 9, ASM411807v1, whole genome shotgun sequence genome:
CCTaacagtccaagtgaaccctatcTATAACATTTTTCCTCCACCGATTTGAAAACCAGTATATGAGAgagaaactgtaaataaataaatatatatatatatatatatatatatatatatatatattttaattataattagatatcattgtataatttttcctttaaatttaagcatattgtagaaaataataataataaataaataaatagaatttttttttatcgatgTCTCAATCTCAACCttattaataaacaaattatcattatgttttaagaaaaaaaaaagtgtatgtTAGACCTAATTCTAACCCAAGGATGAAAGAACTTGATATATTTATTTCCCTCCACGCTATTAAAATTCCTCTTAATATGACTGATGTGTATTGTATTTAACTCTATCattactagtttttttttttttcattgtaatATCATCACCGTAATCTGATTTTTCAATATAAGCTTAGATTTGATTCAAATTACTTTCAACTTCATCTACTATGTTCTGTCCACATAGAGAGaaactcaaaagaaaaaaaaaattaaaagatatctAACGTAAAAATTATGACAATAATTTAGACGCGTTTTGACCAGCATACCATGTAACTTTTTgtcaaaaattaaatagttttgcATTATAAACGACTCTATCAaagatgaaataattttgtattataagAACTGTATTAAGCCTCTCATTTATTTTAtgtcaactttttttttgttgattcaATTAAATTGTGCATTGTAGTAGTTCATACCATCTATcattcattaaatttaattatagatcTACTATATGGTTGACCTGCTATTTTATACCCCTATAAAAACGTAACACATTGAAGTCGTCGATGCCAAGTATATGATTTATGATGGATAAATAATTGAACTCCTTAGAAAGAATCCTTCTTCTATAATTAGTTGATGCATATACTCCAACTAAAAAGAAAGCGTCCACACCCTCTTttaagtttaaaagaaaagtgaTATAAAGCTAAGGAGATCGTAAGAACATCGTGAGAAATAGACATCATGTATAGGCACCAAATTACGCCTTTTGCCATTGCTAGTATATAAACCAACCGGTTTAAACTTTTACTCCGGCCAAGGTAACAATGAAAAATTTACCCAGGTGCAGTCATATATAAGCGGACACACTTAATGACATATCTATCACTTTCAAATAAATATCcatctttatttttcttaataaacaaTTTCCTATTAATTTCtcatatttgtataaatttgttaaatacttcacttttatattttttttaaaaatattttgcataatattttatttaaatttaaattttaatcaatacgAAAGCCTtagataaaataagaaaaatatcacttcaataaaaatataaaattaaaatgggAGTATTATTTGCTATAAATAAAAGTTGATTACATATCTAATCATGAGGGGAATggaaatattatttcattaaaatataagggagataaatgtttatttaaaattacaatgaTCATAAATGCCACTAAATGCATTTTTCCCCCAACAAAATAAGACAAGTTAATGTTCATTTTTCGAAAGAGAAGTACCAAGTTcgtataataaataattataggaGTAAGGTGTTATAATACATAGCTTACGATAATTTATCCTCCTGATGATCTCATTATTGAGCGATGGTAatttttgactttattttaaaaaaaacctTCCTCACTTAAGACTTTTTACATCGATCTGCGCTAGATGAGAAAACTAACATGTAATGAGAAACTCTTCAATTGAAagggaaaaaataataaacatgcAATGGCACCAGTAGAAGGTTTATAAATTTGAGAATAACATTTGATTTGGGCCACATTTCACTGTTCTAAATTACCATTTGAAAACCAAGAGTAGTATAAACGTTTTCCCCCTTTCATCTTCAAATGGAGGGGCCTTAATCATAATCGAAAACAACAAATATTCATACAAGGGCTGAGAGGCCTAAACATTGGAAGTAGAAAGGCTCTCTCCATCACACATACCACAGGTCACTTAACCCATAGCATATTTCTGGGTCCAGCTTCTCGCAGTTGACTCGTACTTAGTCCTATCTGTCTTGTACATGTGGGCGATCTCGGGAACCAAAGGGTCATCAGGATTGGGGTCCGTCAACAGGGAACAAATTGAGAGCAACACCTAAACACGGCAAAGACAAAGTAAACGATGCTTAGTTGTAATTGGACATAGTCTCTTCCAAACAAGTAATTGGACATAGTCTCTTCCAAACAACAAGTAATTGGAACGGTGACGGCTTAAAACCCCAACTACAAGAGCCAAACAACTGCTTGGCTGCTTAAAAGAATCAACCATCAAGCTATATATGGCCGTTCCTTCCATGAGAATTACTCAATTGACAACATAATTCCAAACTTAAAACGTCTATTCGGACTTCATTGTaaagaaatacaaatattttaatttttcattagcAAAATTAGTTTACATCGTTCCACAAAAAATGActataatattaacaaatattgaGGTCAAACATCTTTAATGATACCGTAGACAGATATAGGATCATAGCTTAAAAGCAACTTTAATATTGTATATAGAAATTGAATACAAGTATTAGGATCATGTGCCAATAAAGCAGCGAACACATCTAAGTATGAGCAACTTTTCGAAGTAGGAAGAATGATCAAAACATAGTTTAAGGAATAACTTATTATGTAAAACCAAGAAGAAACAAACCTTGGAAATAGTTAGGGCAGGGCTCCACTGTTCCTTCAAGATGTCAAGGCAAATGCTTCCATTGCTATTAATATTTGGGTGAAATACCTTCGTCCTGAATGCAACCTGAAAGGCATTCACAATCCATGAGTATACACAAGATAAACTGAAGGCCTTGTACCGCACAGGACTCATGACGCTATACAACACAGAATGTTTTATATTCACAAAACAGAATTCtcattaaaattttcaacaatgTAATCGCTAGAATTTGtactattttgaaaattgagaACAAGCAATAGATTTAATTCTTGGTAAGAAATAAGAGTTCCATGGAAGCATTCACTGTTAAAAAGGCTCCCTTAGAACATAAAATCTCCAAACAAGCTAAACAAGTGGGAAAAATGTACTATCGCATTATTTAAAACACAACCGGTACAGAATTAAAGgaaatatagaaatattataGAAATAGACATCTCATATATACAAACCTTGGGTGGCTTGAAGGGATAGTCTGGAGGAAAATGAATAGTCACGAGGAAAACACCTCCAGCATAAGGACTGTCTGGAGGACCCATAATTGTTGCTTGCCAGTGAAACATGTCTTCAGCAACAGGTCctgcaatattttaaaaaacaaacgACAAATGTGGGATAAGCACCAAGTTTTTCTAAATGATAACAACACATAGCTAGATTGAACACATCCCTAAGGCCCAATATACAAGCACATCTCAGGCGTTCAATCGATTCCTAAGTCCTAAAGCGAATTTCCAACAGGTTTATCcaactatatttaattttataactccATGTGAATAGGAAACAGCAAAATTACACGTCTTCGAAATAAACCAATTAATCTCGTCATAATAATATACCATTAATCGTCAAATTGGCAATAAAGGTATAGGTCATATGACTATCTTAAAAAGATTTTACGTAACCTAGCAGAGAAATTAGTTTGGATCACCCCTTCAATCAGGTTGGACAATAACACAAGCAGCGATCCAAAACGAGGAATAAGGGTCATGAATACTTATGATCACACCAATTGTTGGGTAATACTCAGAGAGGAACAACATGTACAATCGCTGTCCTCAACTGCAGGTAAACCAGTTCCTTATTGCAAATTTAACCATGAAACACACAGCAAGGCATCGGGTAACAGAGGCATCGTCCAGAAAATGATATCATCATTTAtcaggtaatttttttttaaagcttAAAACACGTACAGAATCCGTTCCAACGAAAAAGAATATCACACATCCCTAAAATGTactataacaataacaaaaaattgttgaaCGTCCACACAGCACCACCCGATCATCATAAGCGTCCCAAATAcatgtataaaaattttagttaatacCAAAATATGAGCACAATCGATTCATTGTCAGAAGCCCCAAATCATGCCTAGATCACTGTTACCATACAGTAACAACAATCTACGAACGGGTAAACTACTATGCTAATTTCGAAAATACCACACACGATCATTCAACGATATAGAATCAGCGATCGTATAAAGTTCTTTCATCGAAACCAAACTTACAAAACAAAacgaaaaaacaaattaaataaaaaaaaataccggCGCTGCAAGAGGTTGGTGGATCCTTCTGGAGATCCTTAAGTTCCTTCAAGATCCGCTTCGACGCCATCACGAAAACCTAACCGAAATCGAAAATCAGATGAGAAATTAATTAGCCACAACGCAACAAAACATAAACAGAGGAATAGATCTCGGTAGATAGACGTGATTACTCTACCTTCTCCTTATTCTTATtctagttttttcttttctttttgttttgtattattttttgtgtggCGAAGGAGAGAGAAAGGCAAAAATGGAAGATTGTGAGGGATTTGGGGATGGAAAAGTGCTTTTATAAATGTCTGGTGCAGCTGATAGGAATCGATCCACTCCCTCTTGCCTTCTTCCTTCCCCTTTCCTTTTTACAATTCTTTCTCCTCTCCCgcccttatttttctttttatcgctataattattctttctttttctcaattattattaattttactttccCATCCTATCTTCTCTTTCGAAGacataagaaaaatgaaaaaagtaggtaacaagaaaaattaaaataaaaagtttttatgattattaataattaagattatttttaattaaaattaaaaagaattattattattacaaaaaacatgcataaataattttgttattatggACAGACATCttcacaacttttttttattagcaaaaataatattaacactTTCCTTAATTTTCCTTTTACTCAAACCATTACCCTCTTTTCCATATTTTTCTCCTTTCGACCATCTCGTCATTCGAAGACGCATGAAGGAAGCATAAGCGAACGGTCGTGGGTCCCTACTTAGCGTTTTTTGTACGAAATCCACTCCTTTTTCCCACCCAGGTCAAAAAGTGGCACCTAAAACAAACCATCTTTCTTTCCGATCCTATCCTATTATTCCTCAATCAATatattctaaccgtgttccttTTCCTCTTAAtgcattcctatttttttcattagttATTAATCAAAAGTTAGAGCAAGAAATCTACTTTACCATACCACCAACTCCACATAATTATTAAAGCATTATTAGGTTTATGTGTGCGCCTGCataattgaattttgttaatAGATGCATGTACCATAGAAAAAGTAAGGAATAAATACCAttaggttaaaaataaaatattaaacatgatttaatacttttaaaataattaagatatgCTTTTATTATAATTCCATTATGTACAATAAAACGGTACAcgttaattaattcaattaatttcaTACATCATTGTCtacttttctttatatatatgataGTTGAATAATTACAAAACATGTGCTCTAATTTTCTGCCTTATCGATATGTTATTCTAGAAACTTCTATCTCACAAATCAGTGGATTTGGACAGGAAGTAGAATCAAACCGCGGAAGGTGACAAGGAGAAAACTGGGTATTTTTTTCTGGCAATGAgatgtttgtatttttataactagaataaagtaataattaattatcaatattatgaaggtaaataaaaaaaaaaaaaaaagtggaattgGACTATACGAAGGTGAGAACGCTAGAAATAATGAACGAGAGCCAGCTGGATGGGGTCCACTGGACCAACACACGGCTCAACGCGGGCGAGTTGACTCATTGATCTCAACTCATAACTCGTAACCACTCTTCCAATCTCAACCTTTCTTTCTGATTTGGCTAACACGGTGGAGGATGTCGGAAGGGGATCAGATCGACGATTCCAAAAACGAAGACGCTCCAGGGGATGAATCCTCTCAGGTTCAACAAGAGGAACCGGAAGAGAAGATCCGTAAACGGGACTACATCGACATCCGTTCTCACCCCAACGTGATGAAGCTTCTATACAAGCAAGGTTGAAGCTTCCCTGTGATAAACCtcactttcttttttcaaaataaaaaataatttctatcaCTCTTATACCCGTTATTTTAATATGCATCTTATTTATGAAATTGAAGAGTGCGGTTGTTGTAATGTTAATAACGCGTTACAATTCATGAAACTCGTATGTATTGTTATAGAAGAAAAACAGACACAGAGTAATTTGTGAAAATCTTAAATGTTGTGTGGCGTTCTGTTTTCAGGTGATCAGATTGTTCTATTTGCAGATAAAGTTTTGAAGTTCACTGGTTCTGGGAAGATGAAATATCGATATCTGATGATTACGGATTTTGCGGTTTACCTAATTGACCCTGCAACTGATTCCCTCAGACGGAGGATAGCCCTTGCGGCGGTTGAGAAAATTTGTGTCAGTGAGTTAACTGATAACTTTCTTATAGTTATAATTCCGACAGAGTATGATTTGCTCATAGCTAGCGCTAGAAAGAATGAAATCATCACTGCCTTTGTTGAAGCTTATGAACCTGAGGTCGTTTCTTCCAATAGGTACTTGGAGTTTACACCTATTGCTCGCTCTTACATTGCTCCATCCTTTGTAATTGTACTTGTATGTGATTGTTTACACGATCTACAGTGGGTCCCTGGGAATTTTTACAGAATGTGTTTAGaaattttgtatatacatgCTAGCAAACAATTGACTTTGTTGGTGATCcttcattttcaaattcatgGTCTAAATAGAGATGGTATGCTTACAAATTAGCTTTGGAaagttaaaagaatttttttcctTGTTTCAGCAAATCTTGTTACATTTCATGCTACTTAGTTGAGCTGCATTCTTCTGTGTGGATTACTGATTGAAGTTTTACACTATAAAACATTGAAAACACTTAGAGATTATAAGAAGTTAATCCATTTTCTGTACCATCCCAGTATTTCATCTTTGTCTATCTTGGTTATGTACGATGATATCTGGTGTGTCTGTGGCAGCTGtataaatttattgattatGTATGAGAATTATGGTCCATTGCCAATGGGAATTCTAAGTAATTCGTTAGACCCTTGACTGCTATTAAGATCAGTATCCCATTTCTGAAGTCCTAATACTCACAAGATAGGTCCCGATAAACATGAAAACGTCACCCCTGGGTATACGCAGTGTAGACCTGTATTGCAGATGTCTGCAACATGACTGCATTCCCTGATCCCTTTTCTGTTGTCTCTCTGTTTTACTTTTCTGTTGAGTGTCTCACTTTTAGTTATGTAAGACAATAAGCAGTtgacatgtttttcttttctgtttatAACCTggttatgtgtttttttatgtgTATGTCGTATGCCCTTTCTTTAACATTTTCTAACCCCAAGTTTTAAATTGTTTCTAGTGAGTTGTTTGTTGTTTATAGACATGGTCCATACTGTATTTCGAAGCTAACAATCAAGGACTAAAATGTGTTCATGAGATGTGGTTTTCCCAAACCAAATATATTACGTTAACCCAACATGTTTGATTAATGTTTTGTATGGTCTTCTTTACAATGTCGTTGTTGTAAATTCTGTGGAGTATTGTTTTCAATCATTATTACGAAATTCTCTTGACTTTAATCTAGCACTAAATACATGCTTCGTAATTCCTTTTTAGGTTTGAGTATAATGCATCATCCGACTTGGTTAAGCAGATTGAATTTGAGCAAATTGAAGGTATGTGGAGGATTCTTTTTTCctccattttttttaaggtGGGGCGGGGTGCTTGGAAGGGGAATTAATGATCTAGGTCGACATTGCATTCTTATTTCTCTTATTATAGTACTTTCAGCTGCATGTTTTTAGTCTTATCTTactttgtttaatatatttcagGCGGTGTCAAAACAAGAATTTTGAGGAAGTgaatttcttttgtatttttgtgataatGTCTGTAACTTGCTGGATATACGTACAGGAAAAGATTGTTGAGCGATTGTGTCGAAAAGGTTCTTCTTACAAGTTTAAGCAAACTGCACGGGTGAAATTACCACCGTATATGCTTTAATCGTTTATGGCATGTTTGGATTATTGTTCCTTATATATTGAATTTACTTTTGGAGAAGAACGATAgactatgtatttttttttaatggtaaATGTATTTTTGGAAGCTTTCAAACGGCAATACAACCATGCTTTTAGATTCCTTTGGTACTGAGTTGAAACTACGGTTGTCTAAGGGAAAATTGTGTTGCTGCTGTTGGACGTGCGTAAGAATTAGTGCAACATACAATCAGATGTGAGTTGTATCCTAATTCGTGTCCCGGTGGCAAAAGATTTGACCTAACGAACTCTCTATTGTAGTGGACAAGGCTTATACCTCGTGGTTCATCTGCGTGCCCCAAAAGTCTGTATCACTCTCCCTTCCTTTCACTGAAATTACAGGAATTAATAGATTTTCCCAGTGTTTGTTGATGGAAGGTTCAATGGACGTCAACCTATAGAGAAAACTTACACTGAgtgtatatatttgtataacGGAGAATTATGAGCGTTTGGCAGTTGTCTTCAATGTTATATTTCTTCTCCCTTTTGGCAGTTGGCAGATTTTTTTCTCCTACCAGTGATAAAAAGTATATTACATTTGCCTTTTAGTTTTGATTCATCTGAAAGTAAATTGGTAAATATTAGTTTCATGTTGAGCTTTAACAAACAATACATAATAAAAGTCTCGATTACAAAATGAAAGTACGAAGTAggacaaattatttatttatttttctaatgttGACTAGTGGAACAGATCTGTCATCGACAATCAAAGTGGACTGAGAATAATTACTAAACACCGTATTAGGTGTCCTGTGTGCAGTTCATAGTAGGTATCACGAACTGACAGCATAACGGACTCTAAAGATTCCCTGACTGCATAATACACACAATTATTACTAGCAAAGGGACCCGGTTTGATGTTACTGGTAGCTTAACTACTCAGAGCAAATATGTTTTGCAaactcccaaggaccaaaagtCCCTTCGATGGATATCATTTCTACTGTTAAGAATATAATTGAATTGATTACATCTTAACGACTATTCATCAGAACAAAAGAATATCATTGTTGAACAGAGGTAGAAGGTATGTCCACTGCACGAGGTGTGGGTGTAGAAACTTCTGACCGAGACTCTGTAGATGGTAAATTTGGCGTATTTACACGGCGAATCTCTTCAACCATTTTCACCACATCAGGCATCTTCGGTCTCTGATCCGGTATTCTTGCAGCACAAGCCATCCCTATTTGTAGCATCCCCACCATTTCTTCCTCTATGTTGGGATACCTCAATAGCTCTACATCAAACACTTCTGCAGTCCACTCCTCTCTAACAACAGAATTCACCCATCTAACCAAGTGGATAACCTGTTCACCTTCTGAGCTGTTTATGGGCGATTTCCCAGTCAGAAGCTCAAGAAGTAGCACCCCAAAACTGTAGACATCAGATGCATGGGTTGCTTTGCGCGTGTCAGTTACTTCTGGTGCACGGTATCCAGTTGTTCTCATGGCTGGGACAGGTATTGGACTCATCAATGTTGCCAAGCCAATATCAGATATGCATCCGTATCCTTGTGAGTTGAGGAAGATGTTTGAGGCTTTTACGTTTCCATGAACGAGTTTCCCTCCATGTTGTGAGTGGACGTGAGCAATGCCTCTCGCTGCACCAATTGCAATTCTCAAACGGCTATCCCAGTCTAAAGCACTTCTACCTTCCCCTCCTTTGCCTGCATAATTGACATGCAACGACACGTTCACATTGGCCATTTCCAGAAAATTATACGTATGAAGGAGGTCTAATTATTGAATTCAGCGTTTAGTACAACTTATAAGAAAAATGCACTAGGAAAACAAATGATATTAGCCAAAGTCAACCCATTTGACAGACTTAGTGTTTTACCGATTTAGAAGTAGTCTTGATTCATTAATGCACAGTCAgggacaaattttaatttagaacaTCCCTAACGACATACTTCTAGGGTCTAATTCTACTACTACTGTTTGGGTTGACATGTAGATAGAGAGACTAGGATGACATGACAGTTTGTCCAAGTATGACTCTATTTGGAAGATCTTATTTACAACTTATTCAGAAAAGCTTATGAAAATAGCTTAAGTAACTTGTGTTCAGCTTATTTCAATAAGTTCTCCaagataaattatgaaaatagctTACAAAAATCTATTCAGTGTGATTtctgttttaattattaaaccaGCTTATACATTACTGCTTACTTGCTAAGTACCTATTCAATAAGATCTCAATTATGTTGTTTATGCAAACAGGCACCTATTGGTACAGACTTGGGCTAGCTGAACAAAATAATTCCTATTATATGATTGCAGAAAGCTAAATTACCCCTTAGTAATCCTGTTGGAAAAAGTGTGGGAAACTGAAGATAATAATATATCTGTAATGTTTTAGATAAGAGAAGGGTTCAATATACCATGTAACATTGCAGAGACGCTGCCTTGTTGATAGTAATCATATACTATGAGTTTCTCTTCCTTTGAGTAGTAATATGCCCTCACTGCATCCACATTGTCGTGCTTTATTCTCCCCACCACCTCCATCTGCTGTTCAAAATCTCGTTTTCCAACAGCGACCTCCTTCAACCTCTTGACCACCACAGTGGTTGCATCCTCTAGAGCAGCCTTATATGTCATGCCAAAGGTACCTTTGCCAAGAATCTCAGCAGATGCTCTCAACAGGTCCTCTAGATCAAATGCAAGATTGCCACCCTCAAAGAAGacaattttgttgtttttgtctTGACTTCCGGAAGATTCTGTTTTCAGAGAGGCTTGTTTTTTCTGGGATTTCATTGGCTGCACATCCACATCTGCATTCCGATAGCAGCACACAATCAAGAAACCTGCAATCACCACAAACCCCAGCACGGAAGCACCAATGATGATACCCAACAATGCAGGTTCACTGAGTCCTTTGGATTTTTCCCGTGGAGGAACAGCCGGTGGTTCCACAGGAAAGGCCGGAGGAAGTGCTGTTCCTGATGTAAGGTTGTTACCAGCAAAGGCTGAACTAGGAAATCTAAGAAGAGATTTAGGCACAACCCCACTAAGGTTATTGTCTGCTAAATTCAGTTCCTGCAGGCTAGGAATATTGAGATCAGGAATCTCACCCGTAAGGGAGTTGTTGGCAAGGACTAAAGAAGTGAGATGAGTCagatttgaaattgaaaaaggGATACTCccattaaaataattgttggaTAAATTGACAACACTAAGATTATTCCAAACTGAAAAATTCATTGGTAGTGGCCCGGAAAACTTGTTAGATTGAAGATAGAGGCTGGTCAAATTTTTCAGCTCAGAGAAACCATCAGGGAAAGGGCCTGATATACCATTTGATCTGAGACTCACAATCTGAAGTGCTGAGAGGCGACTCAGAGTGTTGGGTGGGATTGGACCACTCAAACCAGCTCCTGGCAATCGAAGGGCTGTGACTCGAGACTCGTCAGAGTTGCAAGTCACTCCTCTCCAGCTTTGGCAAACAGAAGTGTTCTCATCCCAGTTGACATGAGGAGAGTGATTCATGCTGTCAAGGAAATCAAGCAGCGCCTGCTTATCCTCCACTGGTTCAGCCACAACACTAATCAACACTGCTGAAAAAATGTACAGAAGGGGCAGCTTCTTGTCCATTTTCTGGATTGGTGAGAAACGAAGATCAACAGTTCAACACAACCTGGATGCAAAGTAATACCTATACTCAGGATATTGGTAACCTTTACACGAAACAAAACTGGAGTAACATCGAAGCTTTAATTAGAGAATTAATAAACCAGAGTATTTTCAATATATACGCAAACCCGAACCAAAGACAGTTGTGTACAAGACATGTTGAATACACAGTGCATTTTACTATACTAAGTATATCTATTAGGTCAAAATAAGCAGCTCATGTTTGACCAGGAAATTAACCTTAATAGCATTTTTTTGTTCACCTACTCGATTGTTTTCCTTAATGACTACAAAAA
Encoded here:
- the LOC114163067 gene encoding ubiquitin-conjugating enzyme E2 28-like, whose product is MASKRILKELKDLQKDPPTSCSAGPVAEDMFHWQATIMGPPDSPYAGGVFLVTIHFPPDYPFKPPKVAFRTKVFHPNINSNGSICLDILKEQWSPALTISKVLLSICSLLTDPNPDDPLVPEIAHMYKTDRTKYESTARSWTQKYAMG
- the LOC114196067 gene encoding uncharacterized protein LOC114196067 isoform X2, encoding MSEGDQIDDSKNEDAPGDESSQVQQEEPEEKIRKRDYIDIRSHPNVMKLLYKQDKVLKFTGSGKMKYRYLMITDFAVYLIDPATDSLRRRIALAAVEKICVSELTDNFLIVIIPTEYDLLIASARKNEIITAFVEAYEPEVVSSNRFEYNASSDLVKQIEFEQIEGGVKTRILRK
- the LOC114196066 gene encoding probable inactive receptor kinase At4g23740, producing the protein MDKKLPLLYIFSAVLISVVAEPVEDKQALLDFLDSMNHSPHVNWDENTSVCQSWRGVTCNSDESRVTALRLPGAGLSGPIPPNTLSRLSALQIVSLRSNGISGPFPDGFSELKNLTSLYLQSNKFSGPLPMNFSVWNNLSVVNLSNNYFNGSIPFSISNLTHLTSLVLANNSLTGEIPDLNIPSLQELNLADNNLSGVVPKSLLRFPSSAFAGNNLTSGTALPPAFPVEPPAVPPREKSKGLSEPALLGIIIGASVLGFVVIAGFLIVCCYRNADVDVQPMKSQKKQASLKTESSGSQDKNNKIVFFEGGNLAFDLEDLLRASAEILGKGTFGMTYKAALEDATTVVVKRLKEVAVGKRDFEQQMEVVGRIKHDNVDAVRAYYYSKEEKLIVYDYYQQGSVSAMLHGKGGEGRSALDWDSRLRIAIGAARGIAHVHSQHGGKLVHGNVKASNIFLNSQGYGCISDIGLATLMSPIPVPAMRTTGYRAPEVTDTRKATHASDVYSFGVLLLELLTGKSPINSSEGEQVIHLVRWVNSVVREEWTAEVFDVELLRYPNIEEEMVGMLQIGMACAARIPDQRPKMPDVVKMVEEIRRVNTPNLPSTESRSEVSTPTPRAVDIPSTSVQQ
- the LOC114196067 gene encoding myosin heavy chain IB isoform X1, with amino-acid sequence MSEGDQIDDSKNEDAPGDESSQVQQEEPEEKIRKRDYIDIRSHPNVMKLLYKQGDQIVLFADKVLKFTGSGKMKYRYLMITDFAVYLIDPATDSLRRRIALAAVEKICVSELTDNFLIVIIPTEYDLLIASARKNEIITAFVEAYEPEVVSSNRFEYNASSDLVKQIEFEQIEGGVKTRILRK